A stretch of the Lolium perenne isolate Kyuss_39 chromosome 3, Kyuss_2.0, whole genome shotgun sequence genome encodes the following:
- the LOC127344638 gene encoding uncharacterized protein has protein sequence MDDDGAAAAAHRPVQEDAVSAHRPSPIAQQSSSSSSSEEEPFSDAPSPVRAVLNRPWPSPVLIPSPSGKVRTLVATSDTIGPPITPEELDALEDKEGDDMCTLHYKAAGRAGATIRNYVHQHGSLYLDENGGFMIDHSPLMEEIRCKNVPVEEMEERVFNFEVTKEQTYLSELALASYNKRRKVKFELCKMLLSRSFWEDRGYFVHLNFIAKRKDKKKLFFAEIEDCGKRDGETYVVRCCVSLESACEGGYYNMLVPTPPQSRKGLDFSKCYACTQSLKHPPSDGSGYLGGHDHQKRTYLFERVFN, from the exons ATGGATGATGATGGGGCTGCGGCTGCGGCACATCGACCGGTTCAGGAAGACGCAGTCTCGGCTCATCGACCCTCCCCGATTGCCCaacagtcgtcgtcgtcgtcgtcgtcggaggagGAGCCCTTCAGCGACGCTCCGTCTCCGGTGCGCGCCGTGCTCAACCGTCCGTGGCCGTCCCCTGTCCTGATCCCATCTCCGTCGGGCAAGGTACGCACCCTGGTGGCCACCTCCGACACCATCGGGCCCCCGATCACGCCGGAGGAGCTAGATGCGCTGGAGGACAAGGAGGGCGACGATATGTGCACCCTGCACTACAAGGCGGCCGGACGGGCTGGCGCAACCATTCGGAATTATGTCCATCAGCACGGCAGCCTGTACCTGGATGAGAATGGTGGATTCATGATCGACCACTCCCCTCTAATGGAGGAAATACG GTGCAAGAATGTTCCAGTGGAGGAGATGGAAGAAAGAGTATTTAACTTCGAGGTGACCAAGGAGCAAACTTATTTGTCAGAATTGGCTTTAGCGAGCTACAACAAGAGGAGAAAG GTTAAGTTTGAGTTATGCAAGATGTTGCTCTCTAGATCTTTCTGGGAGGATAGAGGGTACTTTGTGCATCTGAATTTTATTGCGAAGCGTAAGGATAAGAAGAAACTATTTTTTGCCGAGATAGAGGACTGTGGTAAACGAGACGGTGAAACCTACGTAGTGCGATGTTGTGTTTCCTTGGAATCAGCCTGTGAAG GTGGTtactataatatgcttgtccctacTCCACCTCAATCTAGGAAAGGGCTTGACTTCAGCAAGTGCTACGCCTGCACTCAGTCCTTGAAGCACCCCCCGAGTGATGGTTCAGGTTACTTAGGTGGCCATGACCATCAGAAGCGAACATATTTGTTTGAGCGTGTGTTCAACTAG